TACCGCTAAACCATCCACATGTAGCACATAACACACCTGCACCCGCACATAACCAAAGCGGCGCACTCCAACTCCCTGTTGCTGTATGCAAAGCCCCTGCAACCATAGGGCCAATAGCCGCTAACAAATAGCCAATACTTTGTGACATACCCGAAAGCGATGCCGCTTGCGTGGAGTTATCGGTACGTAAGCTAATAAACGACAGTCCTAAAATAAAGCACGCCCCCGAGCTAAAACCAAGTAGCAGCGTCCATACCAGTGCAAAGTTTGGCATATAAAGTAGCCCTAGCGCGCAGCACGCACTCAGTGATGCAAGTATAAAGCTAAGCATGCTTTGATCTTTTAACTTTGCAAGTAGCGGTATAAGCACAAGCCCAGGTATAGCGGTCGCAATTTGAAAAGCCCCATGATAGGCGCCTGCTTGCGTTGCACTTTGGCCTGCTTCGGTCAAAATACCCGGCAGCCACGTAATGATGATGTAGTTTAAAAAAGAGTTTAAACCTAACAATAGTGTAATTTGCCATGCAAGTGCATAACGCCATACGCTTTTATTAAGTGTTGAGGCCTGTGCTGTTTGTGCCGGCTTTGTGTGTTTATTTAATTGCGCCATCCACACAATTAAAGTGGTGATTGTAATGAGTGCACTAGCGCCTAAAGCAAACTGCCAACCTAACCCTTCATATTGGCTAAGCGGATAAACTAATGCTGAAAAGCCACCCGAGGCAACGCCCATAGTGAGCACATAAGCAGAGGTCATAACGGCGACTTTTGCCGCAAAGTCGCGCTTTATTAAACTCGGTAATAAAACGTTAGCGATAGCAATACCCGCACCAATAATGGCAGTGCCAACAAATAGCATTATTGACGAATTAACCACACGCCCAGCAATACCCATTAATATTAAAAATACAGCAAAAAACAATGTACGCTCAAGCCCTTGGCGTTTAGCGAGGCCTGCAGCCATAGGCGATATAACTGCAAAGGCAATTAGCGGTAACGTAGTAATAAACCCCGCTTGCGAAGCGGTTAAACCAAAGTGCGTAATTATTTGTTCAAGCACAGGGGCAACCCCTGTAAAAGGTGCACGTAAATTGGCGGCAATAAGTAAAATACCTATTACCAGTAGCACGCTCGAAAAGCGCGACGTGCCAGTGTTACTGTGAGGTGTGTGAGTCATTATTACAAAATATGTTAGCTAATTATGGGCGCTAGTATAAACAAATCAGCAGTATTATAATTTAGCTATACTGACATTAAATAACTAAAAACAGACAAAGTTATGTTTGAACCTAAAGGGTGGGGCTATCTGCAAAATTATGAGCATATGGTACAACCTATAATTGCTAAAGTAGATACCGCACAAGGCAGTAAAGAATACCCATTACATACTCACCCTAAGGGGCAGTTAATATTAGCGCTTGATGGCTATGTAACCTGCGAAGCGGCTAATAAAATGTGGATGGTGCCAACGCACAGCGCTATTTGGGTGCCTGCTAATACGTGCCACAGTAATCGTGCATCAGATAACGCCAATTTATGCTTTGTATTTATTGATGCCAACCTAAAAGGCATGCCCACACATACCTGCACTTTGGCTATTACTCCCCTCGTTAAAAGTTTAATGCTTAAGCTGGCAGGCGAAAACCAAGCCTATATTGAAGACTCTAAAACAGCACGTTTAGCTCAGGTACTGTTTGATTTATTAATAGAAATGCCAACCCAGCCGCTTGATTTTGTGCTTTCTAAGCATGTAGTTATTCAAACCATGAGCCGGGAGTTAATTGAGCATCCCAATAACCGCAAAACTCTTGCACTATGGGCACACGATTTTGCATTAACTGAGCGGACCTTGGCGCGGCTTATAAAAAAGCAAACCGGAATGACCTTTGGTAAGTGGCGAATGCAATTACATGTAATTACCGCGCTGCAGGCATTGTCAGATGGGCAAAGCGTACAGCAAGTGTCGGCGTTATTAGGGTATGAGTCGGTGAGTGCGTTTATAACTATGTTTAAAAAGGTTATGGGAAAATCGCCCACTAAATACATGGGCGATTTAAATTAGCAAAACTATTAAATTAACGTATTACCATGTGTAAGTAGCTGAAAGCATAGCGTTACGTGGCTTACCAGGAAAGTACCTGTCGCCAGTAAAACTGGTGTAATCAGCACGCTCTGCGTAAGCTTCGTCGGTAAGGTTAATTACACGGGCAAGCACTTCTAGGTTATTGGTCACTTGCCACTTAGCACGCAAGCTTAAAATGTCATGTCCGTCGTAGCTATGCAGGTTTTCTGGGTCGGTATAGTAACTACTTACGCTATGCCATTGCAGTGCAAGCGCTAGGTTATTAAAGGCTTGCCAGCTTAAATCAAGGTTAGCCACATTGCGCGGCGCGGTGTCTACGTTGTTACCGTTTATATTTAGCCCATTAATTAATTGATTATTAGTATACGTGTGCTTTGCATGTGTACCTGCAAACTGTAAGTTAAGTGTTTTACTTAATGCGTAATCCACTTCAAGCTCAATACCTCTGTGGCGAGAGCTGCCATTATTAACGTTAAAAAAGTCGCTGTCGCGATAAATAGTGTTGTGCTTACTCATGGCATACACAGCTAATGCATACCTTACATTAGAGTAGTAACCCTTTAAACCAAGCTCGGCATTATTTGCTATTTCTGGGTTTAAATTAGCGGTGGTTTGCTCGCGTTGTAATTGATAAAGCTCTGCCGCTTGGGGCGCTCTGTAACCACGCGAAAAGTTAGCATATACAGTATTGTTGTTATTAACCTTATAGCTTACCCCTAGCTTAGGCGATGTATTGCTAAAACTATTTTTACCACTGGCAGGGCGACTATAGCGGCAACCGCCAAAGCCACATTCTGCGCCGTCGTCTTTTGTGCGGCCAGTGAGCATATTATTAGTGTAATCGTACTGCATATGCTCATACCTTAGGCCTGCGCTAATAAACCACTTATTTAATTGCCACTCAACTGATGCAAACGGCGCATACAGTGTTGCGTTTACGTCGTAATCGTAGTGCTTGCCTTGCGGTACCGTGGCTACTAAAAATGCAGAGCCTTGAGTTGGCTCGTTTTGACTTTGTGTAAAATCGCTGCGGGTATATTCGCCATCAAACCCTAGGTTTACTTTTATATTACTTGGCAAGTTATGTTGATACATCGATTGCACACCAAAGCCTGTTTGGCTATTGGTTTCAAGTGGGGTGCCGGGTAAAAAGTGCTTAAAAAAGTCCATGCTTTGGTCGCGTACATAAGGCGTGATAGAAAGCACATTGCCATTTTTTAATTGCCACTGGGCATTACTCCACGCTCTAAATGAACGGGCTTTTCTAAAGGCGTCGGGGTCAAAGTTTTGCTGTGCTATGTCTTCGTTTTTATAGCTTTCAAAGCCTGTAATAAAGCCCGCTGTTTGCTGATCTAAATTTGTGTATGTAAGACCAGAGGTCAGTAACAGGTTATCGTTTTCAAAGCGGTGGCGAATATTTACCTTTTGCTGTTGTACGCTTTCGTCGTCGCGATAACCTGTGTCGTCGGTAACACTTGCGTTGATGCCAATCCCACTGTTGCCATAGTCTTGCCCAGCGCGAAGCTTATAACGAGCATAACCATACGAGCCATAATCAAGCCCGACTAGTCCACCGCCTTGTGTTGTATCAGGGGTTATTACGTTAATAACACCATGCACAGCGTTTGAGCCATAAAGGGCAGAGCCTGGGCCTTTTAATACTTCAATGCGCTTTGCCATTTCGCTATGCGCTTCAAATAGCTCGTTAATATTACAAAAGCCTGCAGCACGTAGTGGAATGCCATCTTCAAGGGTGAGTATGCCACCACATGCAGCCGCCCCCGAAAGCACTGGCGAGCGAAGTGCAGGTAAATACTCTTGCCCGTTACCCCGTTGTACATTTGCGCCAGCAATGCGCTGTAACGACTCTTCAACATGCGTTGGCGCAATACTGTTTAATTGCGCCTCAGATAAGGTGCTAATAGTAAGAGGAAGTGGTGTGGCAAGTGCTTCTGTACGCGATGCGGTGGTTGTTATGGTTTCTATTGCATCATCGGTTTGACTGTCGGCAATTGCAACATGGCTTAGTGGCAATAACAGCGGTAAAAAATAAGGTTTCATACATTCCTTTAAGGTGAGTAACGCTTTATTAACGCCATGGTAAGATGTTTTAAACCGTTTTTAAACCGATTGCGTTAAAGTGCGCGTATTCTATATACCCTATACGTTACTGATAATACAAAGCACGCCAGTGCCGGCACCACTAAAGCGAGTATTGAGGAATACTCAAATAAAATAAATCCAGTAATACCGCCTAGCAAAAAGCCAATAATAATAAGCAAAAACATTACACCTTTTCGGGTATCAAAGGTTTCGCCTTTAAGTGCTTTACCTATCATTAGGCCAAGGTCGGTAAAAATTCCGGTTAAGTGAGTAGTTCGCACTACGGCGCCACTATAATTAGTGGCTAATGCATTTTGTAAACCACACGCGGCGCTGGCAAGTGTAATGCCATAAACATAAGACTGGTCGAGCAAATAAGCACTTAAAAGTAATAAAAGGCCTTCAATAAATAATAAAGTGTCGTAATGGCGTCCAAGCTTTAACGAACCACCAGTGAGTAAAAAGCCAGAAAGCGCCGAGCCCAGCATAAAGCTTACAATTATACTAATAAGTAGTAACGCAGCAGAGGTACTGCTCATTAGTTTTATACCAAGTAAAGTAACACTGCCTGAAAGGTGAGAAATGGCCTGATGCTCAAATCCTAACAATCCTACTGCATTAACAACGCCAGCAATAAAAGCGAGCGTAAACGCGCCGTACTCAACCCATTTTGGTAATTTAGTTAACATCGCCTACCTTATTAATGCACACCGAATTGCGCTTTGTAGCGTTTTATTTGCTCATCAACCAATTTGGTGTTTATTACGCCGTGCTTAAAAGCAATATAAACAGGTAGGGTGTAGTCTTCAAGTTGCTTTGCTCGTATGTTTTTATAACCTTTTGAGTACCATAAACCGGCTTGATAATTAGTAATTGCGTAGTCAACACGCTGTTTATCCAGCAAATCAAACGTGGCTTTCGTTGAGAGTGAACGCATTAAATTACTATCATCAATATTATAATGCGCAGCAATAATATTAGGTAAAGCAACGCCTCTTAACATAGCTATACGCGCAGTTGATAAGTCATCTGTAAATTGTTTTTCCTTATTTGTTGTAAATAAACCAAATTGGGTGGTGTGCATAGGCTCACTGGTAAAGTCTAAATATTGCGCACGCTCGGTATTATTAGCCAACGCAAAGTAACAATCGTAGTAGCCTAATTTCATTTCTTTTTTAACGCGCGCCCACGGTAAGTGCACTACATCTATGTTTAAATTTAAATTACGTTCAATAAACTCTAGATACTCTATATCAAGGCCAGTAAAGGTATTTGTTTGCTCATCGTATATTGTAAAAGGAGGATAGTGCGTGGTTACGCAGCGCAGGGTTTTATTAGGCGCTGCCAACAATAATTGAGAAAAAGTTAAGGCTAAAAGCATTAATACAGCGCGCATAAACATAAATCCAAAAGTTTTTATAAGTATAGAACCACAGTGCTTATTATACAGGTTAATTACCTTTAATTGTGTTGATCTATGTATTTTTACACCACGTATAGAATAAATTTGTGAGAGCCACATGTTTAACGCAGAGCAGCAATCGCGCATTATAGAAATGGCGTGGGAAGATAGAACCCCCTATGAGGCTATAGAGCAGCTATACGGGCTTAATTATTCACAGCTGGTGTTGTTTATGCGAGAGCATATTTCAAAGGGCAGTTTTAAAGTGTGGCGCAAACGTCACGCAGGGCGTAAAACCAAGCACTTAAAACTTCGCGACCCAGCCATAATGCGCAGTTATTGCAAAACACAGTATAAGCCGAGATAAATAGCTGCTTGCAGTTTCATATGATGTTAAGGCGTGTTTGATAATCTTTAGCTATTAACATTATTAGAGATTATTTATGAAAGCGTTTTTATATACTGTTCTTTTAACGGGTGCTTTGGTTAGCGTTAATGCACAGGCAAAGCCCGATAAAAACAATCACGGCCATAAAAACGGCCACCATAAACATCAGCAGCACAACTATAAAAGCAGCAAGAAACTATCTAAAAAGCAGCAAAAAAAGTTAGTGCGTGCTGGTTGGACGCCACCCGGTTTAAGTAAGCGTTACCACAGAGGCGATTACCTAGATCGCAATGTATATAAACAAGGGCGCGTTATTGAACGCTCAAGAGGTAATGGTACAGTAAGTATAGAAATTGACCGTACTACCATTCATATGGTGCACGACACTCGAGAAATACTTTCAATATTAACTCGTTAAGTACAATTTATAAGGATATTTAAATGCTCATTGCACTAGCTATAATCATTGGCTTTTTTTTATTAGTGACCTTGTTACCTATGTCGTACAGCCAGCACTACTTAGTGCGCAGCTGCGACTTTGTTCGACTACAGGTGTTTTATATAGCCAGCGCTGTTGCAGTCGTGTCGTTTTGTTTACTGTGGCAAAGCGACAATAGCGGGTATTTGTATACTGCTTTAACCGCATTACTAACCATGGTTTTACAAGGGAAATGGATATTTCCTTACACCTGGCTTGCTAAAAAAGAAGTTAAAACTGCCTCAGTGAGCGAAGATCACAGTGTTAGAATCATGTCGGCTAATGTGCTTATGTCAAACCACAATAGTGAACAACTAATCTCACTGGTTGATAAACACCAGCCCGATTTATTAATTACCCTTGAAAGCGACAGCTGGTGGGAAAACAAGTTAGCAGTTCTTAAAAAAAACTACCCCTATTATATTGAATGCGCTAAAGACAACCGCTACGGCATGCATTTATACAGTAAATTTAAAATTCTTGATGCGCAAATATGCGAGTTAATAGAGGACGATATTCCCTCAATTCATATCTTGTTCGAAAACAATGAAGGCCTGCAAATGCAAGGGCACTTTATTCACCCCGCACCACCAAGCCCCACTGAAGAAGACTCATCGCGCCCACGCGATAGCGAACTCATAATGGTGGCAAAAGCACTTAAAAACCCAACACGCCCGACCATTGTAGCTGGTGATTTAAACGACGTAGCATGGTCGCGCAGCACCCGTTTATTTATGCAAATAAGCGGCTTTTTAGACCCACGTAAAGGCCGTGGTTTTTATAACACCTTTCACGCAAGTTACTTTTTTATGCGCTGGCCGCTCGATCATTTATTTCACAGCCAAGGCTTTAAAGTAAAACGTATTAAGCGCCTTGCTAAATATGGCTCTGACCACTTTGCACTACTCACTGAGCTAGTGTTTGAAAACGCCAAGCAGCATTCATTAGAAGATAAATCAGATGAGCTTAAGCAAGAAGAAATACAAGAGCTGGCTATGAGTAAAGCCGATAAGCGAAAGGTGCCAAGGTTTGAGAATAGCTATTAATTTTTAGCTGTTAGTGAATAAGCCTTAACTAGTCTGTTATATCGAGTGTTTAAACTCACTATGGGAAATTTAACACAATTCATTAATTAAAGTTATATGACGCTAAACAGTGGGATGATTAAATGTTTATCCCTAAAAAATCCTAGAGTCAAATTAAGATTAGCTCCGATAAGAAGGCTGGTACTTTTCAATTTCGCAATTGATAAGAGCGTTAGTGTCATTGTAACGTCAAGATCCCTAAGAAATGCCAGAGCTAATTAATGAGGTTTTAAGTTCAGGCACTACCAGAGACAACTACAAAGTCTGGTACGTGCCATAGCAAAGTATATCCTGCCTTTTACCTAACAAACATCCAAATACCGGCAGCTATCATAAATAAGTTTTCTGTGAGGGAGATAAACCCTAGTGGTACGTTACTGTCACCGCCTACACACGCACATTTCAACTCTCGTTTATCTATGTAGACTGCTTTTATCACTGAAATAGCACCAACCCCACCTATGAATAATGAAATAGGGGCAATAATATAGGCTGGTAATCCGGCTATCATTCCAATGCCAACAAATGCTTCTAAAAATGGATAAACATAAGCGTACCTGACTACTTTCATAGCGACTAAATCATAGGTTATAAATGAATTAGTAAAGCTAAATAAGTCTTGAAGCTTTTGTATTGCTAACACTGCCATTGTTAGGGCTACAAACAGTTCAGCGGTTTGCATTGATAATAAGCTATTATCTGATGCAAAACTAAATGCCACACTAAGCAAAAAACTAACCGAAAAAATCGCAATCACGGGCGTGTAAGTTGTACCTTCTTGGGCGGCTTGTGGCTTATTAAAGTAATCACGTAAATCGTCGTAGCCACCTATACGTTTATTATCAATAAATGTTTGAGGTGTAGTTTCTACACTGTGTTGTTTTTTAAATTCATCTGTTTGCTCTCGAGAAGTTAAAAGCTGATCATCAACTGTATATCCCTCTCGCTCTAGTAAGTCTTTTGATTTTAAACCAAACGGACAAATATGCTCATCTGTTACCATTCTAAAAAGTTGGGCTGATTTACTCATGCTTTACTCCTTATGTTATATGGTTTATTTATTTGAATTGAAATCTGGAACCGCTCTTAATTGTGCTTGAGCATTGGTTTGTGCAATGCCGTTTTGCTCTATATCTTTTAGGAGCCATTGCATTTCTTTTATTTCTCGCTCTTGAGCTTCAATTATATTTGTAGCTAGCTTTTGAACGCGTTTATCTTTGATTTTTGCCTTGTCACTTGTGAGTATGGCAATTGAATGATGTGGGATCATCGCCGACATCCATGAGCTATCATCAACAGTCGCTTGTGATCGAACTAAAAATAAACTTCCCGCAAATACGGTAACACTAGCAATGAGTACTGTTATATTTTTCTTTTTATCTTTATACATATTGAGCATGAAAAGTAGCATTACCACTGCCATTGTGGCTCCCATATAAAGCGCCATATAAGTACGAGTTTCACTAAAATAAACATGGCTAAGTTGGTAGGTGTTCAAATACATCAATACAAGCATGGTAATTGTGGATGTTGCTATCATTAAAAAAAATTTTGAATAGTGTGACATTGTATTGCTCCTTCAAAGTTTGTATTTTGTTTTTACATGTGAGTAACTTTTACACTATCAAGCTCACAAATCAGTGTTTCCTGTTGTGTAAAATGGATATTTAACAATTAGTTCAAGAATTATGCCGTTAGGCTAAAACTGCTCGCTGGATTTACTTATGTATTTGTAGATTTCTTCACTTGAGTTGTCAGTGAGTAGCTCAATATTATATTTGTGAAATATACCCTCCATTTCCATTCCGGGAGTGCCAATAGGCATGGCAGGTACACTTAAGCCTGTAATGTGCGGAGCATGTTGCTCAGATAAAAACAGTTTTATATGCTTAGCTGGAACATGACCTTCAAATACAAATCCATCGGCTGACACGGCTGTATGGCATGAACGCATATTCGGTTTTATTTGATACTGAGATTTAATCAACCCCATATCATTAACGTTAATTGCTTTTGTTTGAATATTATTTTCTCCCAAATGAGCAATCCACTTATTACAACACCCACAATTTTTACTTTTATAAACGGTAAGCTCTATTTTATGTTTTTTTGAATTCTCAGAAACTATTGATGTTTTGTGCTGTTTTTCGATACTCATTGTAGAAAATGACATGGTTAATGATAAAAAAAACGCTGAGGTTATGTAGTTTACTTGCATTGTTAACCCCTTAATTAGACCAATGAATATGAGTAATTTTCCACCCTGAATCGGTGTTTTTTAATGTAATTGATTCCATTCCCGTAGATTTAATATCTTTCCCTTTATACTTTCCTTGAGTTTTACTTCTTGAAATTGAGTAAGCGGTGTCTCCATCTGTGTAAACTTGGTGCTCGAGTAGTTCACTATTAACTGCACTTAAGAATTTCATATCCGCTATCATATGATGGTTCGCGTATTCATCTGCAGAACGCTCAACACTTCCGCCTTCAAAAATGATGACATCGTCGGCTAGTAATTTACGTGCAGCTTCGCCATTGCCTTGTTTTAGGGATGCATGAAATAGGCTGACAGTTTTTGCAGCTTCGCTATCAAGATTGACAAAAACCCAGCCTTTTTTTGAATGTTCTTCATCGCCATGTGCACTAACAGCAAAAGAACCAACAGCGCTAAAAATTAGCAGCAATAAAATTTTTAAGTTAGAGGATTTAATTAACATACGTTTTCCTTTTTTATTAATCGTTAAACAGGCGGACCAACAAGTGTGGTAAATATACTTGTTGTAATAAGTACAAACAGGGCAATTACTATTTCAACAGTGATCGAGCGTTTTAATATATTTATATGGTGTTGTTGAGTGATTTGCGGGACTAAAAAAAGCTTATGCCATGCACCTAGTAACAGCATCGCACTGACGAGTAACAGTTTTAATAAAATTAGTTGCCCATAATTTGATGTAAACAATACAGAAAATGACTCTAAGTACTGCAGGAGTAAAGTTAAGCCCGAAATAAGTAGTACAAATATAATAACAATAGCGAGTTGACCAAAGTAATGCATTAACCGCTTCACTTCACTGGTAGGTAGTAAAGTGCAGCTTTTGTAAAGCGGCCACAATGACCCTAACCAGCTCGCAATGGCAATAAGGTGAAAGGTTAAAATACTTTTTACTAACCCATTTTCATTTGCACTGTGCCCAGTAAAAGTGAAGCTATAAGCGATAAACCCAAGCATGATTAGTATAACGGCACCGTTTTTATAACCTGCTACGTTATCATCTGATTTCACATTCCACATACATGCGCTAATTAGAGCAATAATAAGCGCTGGTATTCTCAACGTTGCTTGCTCACCTATGACTGATTGCCAAACAATTTCAAGCATAAAGGGGTCAAACATTCCCATAAAGCCTGATTCGGCCATTGCCCCAGCTTCTATTGGTACTTGTAAAAGTGCAGTAATACTACCGATAGTTACACACGTAATTTGCCAACGTTTTAAGAACTGATAAAAGCTAATTAAGTGATGCCCTGCAACATTGCTGTTGCCACACATAAAGCGCATTAATAAAGTGCCCGCAAGCCCTGCAATTGCTATATAGCTTGCTAGTTTTAATAATAGTAAAAGTACTGACCATTCACTTAATTGCATTCTGTTGCTACTTAATGATTATGTTTGCTGTGGGTATTAGATTGTTCTTGCATCATCTTTTGCGATTCACTTTTGTGTACCATAAATCTAAACGTGTCGGTCATTTTATGTCCATCACCACCCAGTGCAATCCATTTAACCGTGTAAGTGCCTTGGGGTAGGCTCGGTAATGACCAACTAAAGTCTGTGCTTGGGGTGGAGCTGGGTTTGAAATCAAAGTTTATTGATTTATTTTTTTCATCTTTGATGATGACTTTTGCTAGCCTTACTTCACCACCAAAAGTTAACGAAAGTTGCTCTGGACTTTTCATTAACATGGCTTCTTGCGCAGGTGTTGATTGCTTGAGTGATATATGCGCTGATGCGGAAAATGTAAGCACTAAACTTATAATGGCTACTGCAGAATTAAAAAACTTCATAATTACCTCTTATTTAAAATGACTAAAACCAAAATTTAATACCCGCAACAAATGCGGTGTTGTTGCTACTTTGTCCACTTGATGTGGCATAGTCGGCGGTATTGCCAAATTTATTACTCCATTCAACGCCAATATAGGGCGCAAACTGGCGTGTAAACTCATAACGAACCCTAAAGCCAATCGCGCTGCTTGATAGGCCACTTCCAAGTTCGTTTTGTTTATCGTTTTTGCCATAAAGTGTAATTTCGGCTCGCGGTTGTATAATTAGCTTTTGCGTGAGTAGTAGTTCGTACTCTGCTTCTAATGTAAATGCGGTATTGCCTCGCTCACCCACGTACGCTGTCATATCAATTTCAAACCAGTAAGGGGCTAAACCTTGTAAGCCAAAAGCCAACCATTGCCGATTTTCACCTTCTTTATTGTAATCAAGACGAACACCTGCTTGAGTATCCCAATATGCTGATACGGCGTGACCCCATAAAATATCGGTTTGGTTTTCTTCAATACTCCCTTCGCTGAAATCACCCTCGGTTTTAATTACCAATCGATCAAAGGTAGTGCCGTACCATGCTTGTAAGTCAAACACACCTGCGTTTGCTTGCTCGTTATATTCAAGACGATCGCCTAGTAATGCGTAAAATGGATGCTCATCGGCGAGTGTTAATCGCTCATTACCCTCAAGCGCATATGGGCCTTCTGTTAAAGTTGTTCCCGCAGAATAAGCATGAGGGTCTCTTGCGTCTTTAGGTGCATCTCCCCCTTGTGGTTGCATCTTAGCGCTACTCATTTGTGCCATTTCACTTTGCGCTAATAAAGGGAAACTAATTAATGAAGCCCCAGTTAACATTAATAAGCCTAATGATTTAGATAGTTTTAATTGTTTCATGATACGACTACCTCTCTAAACATGCCGGCATCCATATGGAATAATAAATGGCAATGCCAAGCCCAGCGCCCTACATCGTGAGGGGTGGTTAAAAAGCTGATTCTTTGTGCGGGTTGAACAGGTATCGTATGACGTCGCACTTGCACATCACCTCTCTCGTTTTCTAAATCACTCCACATACCATGCAAATGCATAGGGTGCGTCATCATGGTATCGTTTTGTAAAATAACTCTTAAACGTTGGTTATGCTTCATATGCACTGGCGTGCTTTTACCAAATTCTAAGCCATCAAATGACCAGCTATAACGCTCCATGTTGCCGGTTAAATGCAGCTCAATTTCAGCTTCAGGCTCTTGCTGGTTAGTGATCCCTTCAAGTGAATGTAAATCTGCAAGTGTTAAAACACGGCGACCATTTTTACGTAAACCAATACCGGGATCATCAAGGTTTGTTCTAGGCATATCAACGCGCATATCAACAGAAGCTCCATACTCCGTTTTTGCATGACGCACTTTAGAGCTGGCAACCGCTAATGGGTTTTCAGACATACCATGTTTGCTATGATCCATCGCCATTGCACCGTGCCCCATAGCACTATGATCCACTTTTTTAGAGTTCATACTTGACATGCCTGCCATACCAGCCATTGCAGAATGCTCACCGCCGTGAGTCATATTGCCCATCATATCGGTCATCGTTAACCACTCAACAGGGTCAAGTGCAGGTACTGGCGCATCAATATTAGGCGAGCTTGATAAAGTTCCTTTTGCGTAACCAGAGCGATCCATACT
The genomic region above belongs to Pseudoalteromonas sp. MM1 and contains:
- a CDS encoding MFS transporter, whose translation is MTHTPHSNTGTSRFSSVLLVIGILLIAANLRAPFTGVAPVLEQIITHFGLTASQAGFITTLPLIAFAVISPMAAGLAKRQGLERTLFFAVFLILMGIAGRVVNSSIMLFVGTAIIGAGIAIANVLLPSLIKRDFAAKVAVMTSAYVLTMGVASGGFSALVYPLSQYEGLGWQFALGASALITITTLIVWMAQLNKHTKPAQTAQASTLNKSVWRYALAWQITLLLGLNSFLNYIIITWLPGILTEAGQSATQAGAYHGAFQIATAIPGLVLIPLLAKLKDQSMLSFILASLSACCALGLLYMPNFALVWTLLLGFSSGACFILGLSFISLRTDNSTQAASLSGMSQSIGYLLAAIGPMVAGALHTATGSWSAPLWLCAGAGVLCATCGWFSGKNTTLNNC
- a CDS encoding helix-turn-helix domain-containing protein, encoding MFEPKGWGYLQNYEHMVQPIIAKVDTAQGSKEYPLHTHPKGQLILALDGYVTCEAANKMWMVPTHSAIWVPANTCHSNRASDNANLCFVFIDANLKGMPTHTCTLAITPLVKSLMLKLAGENQAYIEDSKTARLAQVLFDLLIEMPTQPLDFVLSKHVVIQTMSRELIEHPNNRKTLALWAHDFALTERTLARLIKKQTGMTFGKWRMQLHVITALQALSDGQSVQQVSALLGYESVSAFITMFKKVMGKSPTKYMGDLN
- a CDS encoding TonB-dependent receptor translates to MKPYFLPLLLPLSHVAIADSQTDDAIETITTTASRTEALATPLPLTISTLSEAQLNSIAPTHVEESLQRIAGANVQRGNGQEYLPALRSPVLSGAAACGGILTLEDGIPLRAAGFCNINELFEAHSEMAKRIEVLKGPGSALYGSNAVHGVINVITPDTTQGGGLVGLDYGSYGYARYKLRAGQDYGNSGIGINASVTDDTGYRDDESVQQQKVNIRHRFENDNLLLTSGLTYTNLDQQTAGFITGFESYKNEDIAQQNFDPDAFRKARSFRAWSNAQWQLKNGNVLSITPYVRDQSMDFFKHFLPGTPLETNSQTGFGVQSMYQHNLPSNIKVNLGFDGEYTRSDFTQSQNEPTQGSAFLVATVPQGKHYDYDVNATLYAPFASVEWQLNKWFISAGLRYEHMQYDYTNNMLTGRTKDDGAECGFGGCRYSRPASGKNSFSNTSPKLGVSYKVNNNNTVYANFSRGYRAPQAAELYQLQREQTTANLNPEIANNAELGLKGYYSNVRYALAVYAMSKHNTIYRDSDFFNVNNGSSRHRGIELEVDYALSKTLNLQFAGTHAKHTYTNNQLINGLNINGNNVDTAPRNVANLDLSWQAFNNLALALQWHSVSSYYTDPENLHSYDGHDILSLRAKWQVTNNLEVLARVINLTDEAYAERADYTSFTGDRYFPGKPRNAMLSATYTW
- a CDS encoding YoaK family protein, yielding MLTKLPKWVEYGAFTLAFIAGVVNAVGLLGFEHQAISHLSGSVTLLGIKLMSSTSAALLLISIIVSFMLGSALSGFLLTGGSLKLGRHYDTLLFIEGLLLLLSAYLLDQSYVYGITLASAACGLQNALATNYSGAVVRTTHLTGIFTDLGLMIGKALKGETFDTRKGVMFLLIIIGFLLGGITGFILFEYSSILALVVPALACFVLSVTYRVYRIRAL
- a CDS encoding ABC transporter substrate-binding protein; the protein is MRAVLMLLALTFSQLLLAAPNKTLRCVTTHYPPFTIYDEQTNTFTGLDIEYLEFIERNLNLNIDVVHLPWARVKKEMKLGYYDCYFALANNTERAQYLDFTSEPMHTTQFGLFTTNKEKQFTDDLSTARIAMLRGVALPNIIAAHYNIDDSNLMRSLSTKATFDLLDKQRVDYAITNYQAGLWYSKGYKNIRAKQLEDYTLPVYIAFKHGVINTKLVDEQIKRYKAQFGVH
- a CDS encoding TIGR03643 family protein, yielding MFNAEQQSRIIEMAWEDRTPYEAIEQLYGLNYSQLVLFMREHISKGSFKVWRKRHAGRKTKHLKLRDPAIMRSYCKTQYKPR
- a CDS encoding endonuclease/exonuclease/phosphatase family protein, producing MLIALAIIIGFFLLVTLLPMSYSQHYLVRSCDFVRLQVFYIASAVAVVSFCLLWQSDNSGYLYTALTALLTMVLQGKWIFPYTWLAKKEVKTASVSEDHSVRIMSANVLMSNHNSEQLISLVDKHQPDLLITLESDSWWENKLAVLKKNYPYYIECAKDNRYGMHLYSKFKILDAQICELIEDDIPSIHILFENNEGLQMQGHFIHPAPPSPTEEDSSRPRDSELIMVAKALKNPTRPTIVAGDLNDVAWSRSTRLFMQISGFLDPRKGRGFYNTFHASYFFMRWPLDHLFHSQGFKVKRIKRLAKYGSDHFALLTELVFENAKQHSLEDKSDELKQEEIQELAMSKADKRKVPRFENSY